A region of Odocoileus virginianus isolate 20LAN1187 ecotype Illinois chromosome 11, Ovbor_1.2, whole genome shotgun sequence DNA encodes the following proteins:
- the HES3 gene encoding transcription factor HES-3 yields MEKKRRARINVSLEQLKSLLEKHYSHQIRKRKLEKADILELSVKYMKSLQNSVQGLWPVPSGAEYPSGFRGCLPGVSQFPRRGEEGGAGLHGPLVHERAGRSTMDSASPGPEAPARRGPCAPPVWAPAPAAGGSRSPPPRRLLSGGLPGASTSIPAPQSTSRRFAESPEPGLRLWRPW; encoded by the exons ATGGAGAAGAAGCGAAGGGCACGCATTAATGTGTCACTGGAGCAGCTCAAATCATTGCTAGAGAAACACTACTCGCACCAG ATTCGGAAACGCAAGTTGGAGAAGGCGGACATACTGGAGCTGAGCGTCAAGTACATGAAAAGCCTTCAGAACTCGGTGCAAG GGCTCTGGCCTGTCCCCAGCGGAGCCGAGTACCCGTCGGGCTTCCGCGGCTGTCTGCCCGGCGTTAGCCAGTTTCCGCGGCGCGGAGAGGAGGGAGGCGCCGGCCTGCACGGCCCGCTGGTGCACGAGCGCGCAGGCCGCAGCACCATGGACAGCGCCAGCCCCGGCCCGGAGGCACCCGCGCGGCGTGGCCCCTGCGCGCCCCCAGTTTGGGCCCCTGCTCCCGCCGCCGGCGGATCGCGGTCCCCGCCACCCCGGCGCCTCCTCTCTGGCGGTCTCCCCGGCGCCTCCACCAGCATCCCGGCGCCGCAGTCGACTTCCCGCCGCTTCGCGGAGAGCCCGGAGCCGGGGCTGCGCTTGTGGCGACCCTGGTGA
- the GPR153 gene encoding probable G-protein coupled receptor 153 isoform X1 — protein sequence MSDERRLPGSAVGWLACGGLSLLANAWGILSVGAKQKKWKPLEFLLCMLAATHMLNVAVPIATYAVVQLRRQRPDYEWNEGLCKVFVSTFYTLTLATCFSVTSLSYHRMWMVRWPVNYRLSNAKKQAVHTVMGIWMVSFILSALPAVGWHDTSERFYTHGCRFIVAEIGLGFGVCFLLLVGGSVAMGAVCTAIALFQTLVVQVGRRADRRAFTVPTIVVEDAQGKRRSSIDGSEPARTSLQITGLVATIVVIYDCLMGFPVLVVSFSSLRADASAPWMALCVLWCSVTQALLLPVFLWACDRYRADLKAVWEKCMALMANDEDSDDDTSLEGGVPPDLVLERSLDYSYGGDFVALDRMAKYELSTLEEGGLPQFYPLRPLQEDKMQYLQVPPTRRFSHDDADVWAAVPLPTFLPRWGSGEDLAALVMPGGPDRRRGSLLALSEDAPPFRPRRRSAESLLSLRPPTLDDGPRRAPGSPPSSPCHRPGPGVRCASASLLPDAFALTAFEREPQSLLRQPGQPGPFPACALAPDRAQPGGDVAPPGGGAERSPGPLPAAHMHPGTLRTGLSASWGEPGGLRAVGAGSTSSFLSSPSESSGYVTLHSDSLGSAS from the exons ATGAGTGATGAGAGGCGGCTGCCTGGCAGTGCGGTGGGCTGGCTGGCGTGCGGAGGGCTCTCGCTGCTGGCCAACGCCTGGGGCATCCTCAGCGTGGGGGCCAAGCAGAAGAAGTGGAAGCCCCTAGAGTTCCTGCTGTGCATGCTGGCGGCCACCCACATGCTCAACGTGGCCGTGCCCATCGCCACCTACGCCGTGGTGCAGCTGCGGCGCCAGCGCCCCGACTACGAGTGGAACGAGGGCCTCTGCAAGGTCTTCGTGTCCACCTTCTACACCCTCACCCTGGCCACCTGCTTCTCCGTCACCTCCCTCTCCTACCACCGCATGTGGATGGTCCGCTGGCCTGTCAACTACAG GCTGAGCAACGCCAAGAAGCAGGCGGTTCATACGGTCATGGGCATCTGGATGGTGTCCTTCATCCTGTCGGCCCTGCCTGCCGTTGGCTGGCATGACACGAGTGAGCGCTTCTACACCCACGGCTGCCGCTTCATCGTGGCTGAGATCGGCCTGGGCTTTGGCGTCTGCTTCCTGCTGCTGGTGGGCGGCAGTGTGGCCATGGGTGCCGTCTGCACGGCCATTGCCCTCTTCCAGACACTGGTGGTGCAGGTGGGGCGCCGGGCAGACCGCCGCGCCTTCACCGTGCCCACTATCGTGGTGGAGGATGCGCAGGGCAAGCGCCGCTCCTCCATCGATGGCTCGGAGCCTGCCAGGACCTCGCTGCAGATCACTGGCCTGGTGGCCACCATCGTGGTCATCTACGACTGCCTCATGGGCTTCCCCGTGCTG GTGGTGAGCTTCAGCAGCCTACGGGCAGACGCCTCGGCGCCCTGGATGGCACTGTGTGTGCTGTGGTGCTCGGTGACCCAGGCCCTGCTGCTGCCTGTCTTCCTCTGGGCCTGTGACCGCTACCGCGCTGATCTCAAGGCTGTCTGGGAGAAGTGTATGGCCCTCATGGCCAATGATGAGGATTCGGATGATG ATACCAGCCTGGAAGGTGGCGTCCCCCCAGACCTAGTGCTGGAGCGCTCCCTGGATTACAGCTACGGGGGCGACTTTGTGGCCCTGGACAGGATGGCCAAATATGAGCTCtctaccctggaggaggggggcCTGCCCCAGTTCTACCCTCTGAGGCCCTTGCAGGAGGACAAGATGCAGTACCTGCAG GTCCCGCCTACGCGACGCTTCTCGCACGACGACGCAGACGTGTGGGCCGCCGTCCCGCTGCCGACGTTCCTGCCGCGCTGGGGCTCTGGCGAGGACCTGGCCGCCCTGGTGATGCCAGGCGGGCCCGATCGGCGCCGCGGCAGTCTGCTGGCCCTCTCAGAGGACGCGCCCCCCTTCCGCCCGCGACGTCGCTCGGCCGAGAGCCTGCTGTCGCTGCGCCCCCCGACCCTGGACGACGGCCCGCGCCGCGCCCCCGGCTCGCCCCCCAGCAGCCCTTGCCACCGCCCCGGGCCCGGCGTTCGCTGCGCCTCCGCCTCGCTGCTGCCCGACGCCTTCGCGCTGACCGCCTTCGAGCGGGAGCCGCAGTCCCTGCTCCGCCAGCCCGGCCAGCCAGGGCCTTTCCCCGCCTGCGCCCTTGCTCCCGACCGCGCCCAGCCCGGTGGGGACGTGGCGCCCCCTGGCGGCGGCGCGGAGAGGAGCCCCGGGCCTCTCCCGGCCGCACACATGCATCCCGGGACCCTGCGGACCGGCCTGAGCGCGTCGTGGGGCGAGCCCGGGGGTCTGCGCGCTGTGGGCGCGGGCAGCACCAGCAGCTTCTTAAGCTCGCCCTCGGAGTCGTCGGGCTACGTCACACTGCACTCGGACTCGCTGGGTTCCGCGTCCTAG
- the GPR153 gene encoding probable G-protein coupled receptor 153 isoform X2, which yields MSDERRLPGSAVGWLACGGLSLLANAWGILSVGAKQKKWKPLEFLLCMLAATHMLNVAVPIATYAVVQLRRQRPDYEWNEGLCKVFVSTFYTLTLATCFSVTSLSYHRMWMVRWPVNYRLSNAKKQAVHTVMGIWMVSFILSALPAVGWHDTSERFYTHGCRFIVAEIGLGFGVCFLLLVGGSVAMGAVCTAIALFQTLVVQVGRRADRRAFTVPTIVVEDAQGKRRSSIDGSEPARTSLQITGLVATIVVIYDCLMGFPVLVVSFSSLRADASAPWMALCVLWCSVTQALLLPVFLWACDRYRADLKAVWEKCMALMANDEDSDDGPAYATLLARRRRRVGRRPAADVPAALGLWRGPGRPGDARRARSAPRQSAGPLRGRAPLPPATSLGREPAVAAPPDPGRRPAPRPRLAPQQPLPPPRARRSLRLRLAAARRLRADRLRAGAAVPAPPARPARAFPRLRPCSRPRPARWGRGAPWRRRGEEPRASPGRTHASRDPADRPERVVGRARGSARCGRGQHQQLLKLALGVVGLRHTALGLAGFRVLGPAGASPKSPGGLGRPRGQSTKDATLARAGLGASCPDMCQP from the exons ATGAGTGATGAGAGGCGGCTGCCTGGCAGTGCGGTGGGCTGGCTGGCGTGCGGAGGGCTCTCGCTGCTGGCCAACGCCTGGGGCATCCTCAGCGTGGGGGCCAAGCAGAAGAAGTGGAAGCCCCTAGAGTTCCTGCTGTGCATGCTGGCGGCCACCCACATGCTCAACGTGGCCGTGCCCATCGCCACCTACGCCGTGGTGCAGCTGCGGCGCCAGCGCCCCGACTACGAGTGGAACGAGGGCCTCTGCAAGGTCTTCGTGTCCACCTTCTACACCCTCACCCTGGCCACCTGCTTCTCCGTCACCTCCCTCTCCTACCACCGCATGTGGATGGTCCGCTGGCCTGTCAACTACAG GCTGAGCAACGCCAAGAAGCAGGCGGTTCATACGGTCATGGGCATCTGGATGGTGTCCTTCATCCTGTCGGCCCTGCCTGCCGTTGGCTGGCATGACACGAGTGAGCGCTTCTACACCCACGGCTGCCGCTTCATCGTGGCTGAGATCGGCCTGGGCTTTGGCGTCTGCTTCCTGCTGCTGGTGGGCGGCAGTGTGGCCATGGGTGCCGTCTGCACGGCCATTGCCCTCTTCCAGACACTGGTGGTGCAGGTGGGGCGCCGGGCAGACCGCCGCGCCTTCACCGTGCCCACTATCGTGGTGGAGGATGCGCAGGGCAAGCGCCGCTCCTCCATCGATGGCTCGGAGCCTGCCAGGACCTCGCTGCAGATCACTGGCCTGGTGGCCACCATCGTGGTCATCTACGACTGCCTCATGGGCTTCCCCGTGCTG GTGGTGAGCTTCAGCAGCCTACGGGCAGACGCCTCGGCGCCCTGGATGGCACTGTGTGTGCTGTGGTGCTCGGTGACCCAGGCCCTGCTGCTGCCTGTCTTCCTCTGGGCCTGTGACCGCTACCGCGCTGATCTCAAGGCTGTCTGGGAGAAGTGTATGGCCCTCATGGCCAATGATGAGGATTCGGATGATG GTCCCGCCTACGCGACGCTTCTCGCACGACGACGCAGACGTGTGGGCCGCCGTCCCGCTGCCGACGTTCCTGCCGCGCTGGGGCTCTGGCGAGGACCTGGCCGCCCTGGTGATGCCAGGCGGGCCCGATCGGCGCCGCGGCAGTCTGCTGGCCCTCTCAGAGGACGCGCCCCCCTTCCGCCCGCGACGTCGCTCGGCCGAGAGCCTGCTGTCGCTGCGCCCCCCGACCCTGGACGACGGCCCGCGCCGCGCCCCCGGCTCGCCCCCCAGCAGCCCTTGCCACCGCCCCGGGCCCGGCGTTCGCTGCGCCTCCGCCTCGCTGCTGCCCGACGCCTTCGCGCTGACCGCCTTCGAGCGGGAGCCGCAGTCCCTGCTCCGCCAGCCCGGCCAGCCAGGGCCTTTCCCCGCCTGCGCCCTTGCTCCCGACCGCGCCCAGCCCGGTGGGGACGTGGCGCCCCCTGGCGGCGGCGCGGAGAGGAGCCCCGGGCCTCTCCCGGCCGCACACATGCATCCCGGGACCCTGCGGACCGGCCTGAGCGCGTCGTGGGGCGAGCCCGGGGGTCTGCGCGCTGTGGGCGCGGGCAGCACCAGCAGCTTCTTAAGCTCGCCCTCGGAGTCGTCGGGCTACGTCACACTGCACTCGGACTCGCTGGGTTCCGCGTCCTAGGGCCCGCCGGCGCCTCCCCCAAGTCACCAGGCGGGCTGGGCCGCCCACGGGGCCAAAGCACCAAAGATGCCACCCTAGCCCGGGCTGGGCTTGGGGCAAGCTGCCCGGACATGTGCCAGCCTTGA